The region ACATTAGAATGAATCACAGCGCTGGGAAACGGCGATTCTGCTGCAGTAAATACAATCACTTTGATAACCACTTCCTTAATGACTCCACCAGACCCATGTAGTTGCGATAGCGGGGTTAGAATAGTAGTTGTATTGGGCGTTAGGCTTAATTGCAGTTCGTACAACTAAAACGTCCGATATTCCACCGATTATCCATTTAGTTGTAATCTGTACATATAAAAACCCATCTGTACTTGGGTTCTGGCGATTCGGGCAAATTTAGTTGTACACACTACAATTAGAAGAGAAAAAGCTTCTTTTAGAGTGTGTTTAGTTGTACAGAGTACACCTATCGCTAGGCACCTATCACTGAATGATCGCTTCGAACGAAGTTTCATATAATGGGCGCAAGTTTGAAGGGGATGATTAGCTGAGTAACTTAAGTATTCAGAGTAATTTAGAGTACTTGTAGTAATTTAGAGCAATTGTGCACAGTAGTTTGTTTTTAAAACAGCCGCCATAGTTACAGATTTCCACACCTAGCGGTGCAGAAAAGCTGTAACCGGCGGCTATCTGGACTTGACGGCGGCGGGCTCTATTGATAAGCATCCGCCCGCCCGGAGGGCAGCGCCCCGGAGTCCGGCGGGGCGCTCCGTACCCAGGAGCCGCGGATATCCCGCGACTCATCCCAGCTCTGCTGCTCCGCTATGGCGCGCAGCAGCGGATCAATCCACCGGGCGGCGGCAGCGTAGCCGCCCAGTGCGCGCAGCTGCGCCTCCAGGGGAGGCCAGGCTGTGCGCAGAAGGTCTTTGCCGCCGCTGTAGAAGGCGGCATGCAGGTCTTCCCGGTCGAGCGGACGCAGCGGCAGGTCTTCATAATGGCTCACGATCAGGTGAGCCAGGCAGACCGCGCCTTTGGCGATGACCGGGGAGACCAGGAAGCTCGGCAGGGTCCGGTACTCGAAGCCGCCATGCGGCTGAGGACGGAAATCGCCGAGCACGCCATAGCGGGGACGCCGGGCCGCAGCCCGGATGTCCTCCAGCAGGAACAGGGGCAGCGCTAGATAGTTATCTAGCGCGCGCAGGAGCGGCGCACACAGCGTGACGCCGCTGAAGTGCAGGTGGCCGCCGAGGGCCCAGCCCCGCAGCGGCATACCTCCCGCCCGCCAGCGCAGCGAGCGGTCGGCAATGAGCCGGTCCGCCTCGCGTGCGGCGGACATCAGCTGCGCCAGCAGCGCGCGCGGTTCCCCGCGCGGCGCAGGGCGCAGCTCCGCCACCGGGAACACGCCGCGCGTTCCCGGGGGTCCGGCGTCGCAGCCCGCGACGCCGTCCATGGGCAGGTACCGCGACGCCGGCACGACGCGGCCCGTGGATTCCCGGAGCAGCAGGAACTCCGGGTCCATGCCCATGAGCAGCCCAGGCCGGCCCGGCTGCTCACTGTCGAGCATCCGAGCAAGCGCTGCGGATGCTGACCGGTACGGCTCAGGCAGCGCTCCTGAGGAATCAGGCATCACCGGAGTAATGCCTGTCACCATATACCGCCGCCCGCCCATGGCCCGCAGCTCCACCTCGCCGCTGTCCAGCCCCAGACTATAGAGCGCCCGCACCGCTGTAGTCCGCAGAACCCCCGCAGTCCCCCGCAAATCCCTTCCCCCACCACCTAAACTGCCAAGCTCATCCCCACGACTCCCATACTCACCCTGCCCTTCAACTCCCCCACCAACACTCCAGTACTCACCTTGCCCTTCAGCTCCTCCCACACCACTCCCATACTCATCTTGCCCCCCTGCTACTCCCTCACTACTCCCATACTCACCTTGCCCTCCAGCACCTACTCCATTACTCCCATCCCCATCTCGCCCTCCAGCTACACGCCCAACGCTCTCATACTCCCCTTGCTCTCCAGCTCCTCCCATACCATTCCTATACTCCCCCTGCCCTCCGACTCCCCCACCATCACGCTCATACTCCCCTTGCCCTCCAACTCCCAGCCCGCCGCTCCCATCCCTACCCAACCATCCAGCCGCTCCCCCGCCAGCGCCCATAGCTGCTCCCGCTCCAAGCGGCTGGCAGTCCAGCACGGCCAGATTGAAGATGAGCACGCGGTAGTGCTGTCTGTAGCTTGCAGGGTCTTGTCCATGTGAGTGGGCATGGGTACCTCTTGTATCTTGCCGCGACCCTCTAGCGATAGAATCGGAGTCGGCCTCAATCCCGCAGCGCCGGAGCCTGCGTTCCATCTGCTCCGGCGCAAGCTGCCGGAATACGTTCAGCCCTTCATTCATGTCTAATGCCTCCGCCCATACGAAATTCCTCAGTGCCTTATCCCCTTGCGTACCATCCTGTACCGGACAATACCCTTTGAGCATAAGCCGCTGAGGAAGCCTGACCCCCAAATGTTCAAGTGGAAATAGCGTGAAAACCAAAGTAAAAATAATACATATATAAGACCGTATAAAAATTGAACCCGAAGCTTGATCGCCGCTGCGGTGTATACTTAGACATCCGAACGCCGCCCTGTTTAAATTCCCTGATGAATGCCGCTTCTCCAGCGCAAGCCTCCCCCTCCGCATCCCTGTGCCTTGAAGGATACTCAACAACCTGAAGCCTAAATCCTTACCCTGCAAAAAATATTTTTATATTTTAAAAAAAAGAGGGCATTCGCCCTCTACGCCGCTGCCCTCTCATCATATAATGGATCATAACCCACACAGTACTTCAGGCAGCGGCGCATTCCTTCCTACAACTCATCATCCAGAGCGTCAGGGTCCAGATCATCGTAATCATAATTCTCGCCTTCAAAATCATAATCCTTGTCTTCCAGATCGTCACTCTGATCACTGACAAACACGCGGAGCTTGGTCTCAGCCACCAGTTCCGCATCGAACTCGCGTTCCACGCGGAGTGTCACACTGCCTCCGCCCGGTGATACCCCGGCTTCCACACAATTGGGTTCCTGCGTTGCCTCCGCAGAGACCTGTGCCGTGGAAGCACGGTGTCTCGGGTCGAGGTACGACAATGGAATAAGCTCCACATAGGAGACCGTTTCCTTGGCAACCTCGGTCTGCTTGTTTTTGTCGTACGAATACCAGATGTTCACATCATAGGTACCAATCACTTCGATTCCGTTCCCGGCGGCAACCGCTTCGTACTGGTGGTTAATGATCCAAGCCCCCAGAATACTAGTCGGATGATGTGGCGGAGTCACGGTATGGGTTGCTGTAGAGAACTTACGACCTTTGCCGCAAATTGCCTTCGTAATGATCTCCCTTGTTTGACGTTTATGGCTTAATGACATCTTTGAACCTCCTCCATACAATCATTCACTATCAAGTGTATGCACGTTCTGGGCATTTGTTGATTGTTAGAGTAGAAATAAATTTGGGTAAGCCCTCAGATGCCGTAACTGAAGCCCTTTGCTTCATTTTATTGCCGGATTTAGTCCATTATGAGTCTCCTGATCCGAAAAAAAACAAAAGTAGCGGCTCCCCCAAACCGGGAAAACCGCTACTTTTTGTTGTGCCAACATCTTAAGCCGGGAAGGGCCAGGCTCTCTGCTAGGAAAGCACACGTACGATACCAAGCTGCCGGTGGCGGCTGAGATCGATGAAGTCCTCACCGATGTTCACCAGCGGACGCAGCGGGTCATGGGCCAGAATCATAATGATTTTGCCGATCTGCCCGTCCGTCAGGAGCACCTCATTGCCGATCATCGACTGCATCAGCTTATTAATGAACACACTGCAGATATACGGGTCCAGCTTGCCGTAGACATTCTCGTCCATCTGCTTAAGCACCTCATACAGCGGCGCGGCTGTACGGTAGAACCGGTCCGAAGTCATCGCGTGGAAAATATCCGCCACCGCTACGATCTTGCTGAAATCCGTAATCCGGTGGCCCAGCACGCCGAACGGATAGCCGCTGCCGTCCATCCGTTCGTGATGCTGCAGCGCCACGAGCGCCTGCATATGATTGGTGCCCACCGTATCGCGGATCATCTCATAGCCATAGGTCGTGTGCTTCTTCATCAGGGCATATTCATCCTCACTCAGCGGACCCGGCTTGGTAAGGATCTCGGCCGGAATCATAATTTTGCCGATATCATGCAGCGTCGCAGCAATCGTCAGCATACTCAGCTCGTCAGGCTTCAGCTTCAGCCATTTGCCGAGCAGTGTAGAGATGATCCCTACTGCCACATTATGCCTGTATGTATAATCATCCTTAGTCTGCAGCGCAGACAATATTCCAAAGAAATCATTCTTCTCGCTCACCTGCTGGATGAACGGGATCACTTCATTCCTAAGCTCAATCATCGGCAGACGCTTCGTCTTCGTATAGCGCAGCTGTTCAAAAATACTCTCCATTGCCGCCGTACAGTCATCCACAGCCAGCTGATAGAATGCAGCGCTATCGACCTGGACCACATCCTGCGGCTCCAGAACGATCTTGTGCTGCGTAATCAGGCGGATATGCTCTCCGGTGAGCAGGGTCAATGCCGGCAAGACAAATACACCGCTATGATTAAAAAGGTTCGCTACCAGCTGTTTGCCGATATATTGATCATTGCTGTTATTCATATTCCTCACCTGCCAGACCAAGATTCTTGAGTTTTGGACATCACTTAAGAGACAAGCTCACTTGCGGTGCTTATGTTTCTTATCGTTATTTTACACCGGATTGTGAATACCTGACACCTAAATTACATGGATTTGCTTACGCTTTGCCCTTCGCAGGCTGCTTGTCCTTCGCCGGACGCAGCTCCACCGGGCTTTTATAGCGTTTGGCAATCTTAAGATACAGCGCAAGCTCACGGCATAATTGCAGAATCGCGGAGCGGATCTCGAATTCCTCACGCGAATCCGGCAGCTCCATCTCCTGGAACTCCTGCTGCAGCTCCTCCAGCAGCCGTTCGGTCCGGCCGGTATATTCCTCAGCCAGCACATCACCGCTAAGCTGGTCGAACAGCTCTGCCACCATATCTCCGTGCGGCAGCTGCCGGTAGACCTGCGAGAGCAGCTGCATCATATTCTGGATGGACTCCAGCTGCTCCTTACGCATATAGAAGTACACATTCCAGGCTTCATCCGGGTGGATCACATGATTCTCCATTTCCCTGGATGCCGCGCTCAGCCCCTTCTGTACAGCCTCCCCTGCCCCGATCAGCTCTTTCCCGTCCCAGATATAGCCGGGATCACGGAGCGTTCTGGCCATTTGCCGGAAGATGACCGAGAAGTAGCCGTCCACCTCTTTGCGGATGCCCGCAATGATCCCGCCGGTCTGCGGCATATAGATGAAGTTCACAAGTCCGGCGGAGCCGAGGCCGATAATCAGCAGCTCCACCTGTTGCAGCAGGATATGAACCGTGATATCAGCTTGTCCAAACACGCGGAACACAATGACCGAGCTGGTGACGATCCCTTCCTTGAAGCCGGATTTGACGATCAGCGGGAAGCCGAACAATACATACAGTCCTAGTACCCAATAATGAAAGCCCAGGGCCCAAAACAGAATACAGCCCAAAAAGAGTCCCACCAATGAGGCGAAAAAGCGCGCCGAAATCGTGCGTAGACTCCTTTTACGGGTCGTTTCCACCCCGAGAATGGCCAGCAATCCCGCGCTTTGGGCATTAGGGATACCAGCGGCGGCTGCCAGCAGAATAGACAGCAGAGTTGCAGCCGCCGTTTTAATAATACGAAATCCCATGTGAATATCTCTCCTACACCGTTAAGCTTCAACATTCAGATAAAGATATAGTCATGGTACAAGATTTTGCCAAGAGACACAATATGACATGGTTCTTACCGTCTCGACAGCAGCAGCTTCTCCACATACACCACCAGCTGGTACATGGCCGTAGCCACAGCCGCAATAATGAGCAGGCTCGACATGACCAGGGTGAAGTTGAACACCTGAAAACCGTAAATAATCAGATACCCCAGTCCCGATTTCGCCACCAAAAATTCACCGACAATGACACCGACCCAGGACATGCCGACATTCACCTTGAGGGTGGAGACCACCGCCGGGAACGACGCCGGGAGAATAACTTTGCAGAACTCCTGGCTTTTGGAGGCGCCGAAGGAGCGGACCACCTTGACCAGATTCGGGTCCACGCTGCAAAAGCTGTTGTACACTACCAGAGTCGTGATAATCACGGTAATCGATAAGGTGGTAACGACGATGGCGGTGAAGCCTGCCCCGAACATGACAATGAAGATCGGTCCGAGCGCCACCTTCGGCATACTGTTGAATACAACCATATAAGGGTCCAGGACGGCGGACAGAAAAGGTGACCACCAGATCACGACAGCCAGCAGCGTCCCGATTAAGGTGCCCAGAATAAAGCCCACCGCGGTCTCGCCCACGGTCATTCCCAGATGCGGCCACAGACTGCCGCTGACCATGTCCTCCCAGATCTGCCCGAACACCTTCGTCGGGTAGCTGAACAACAGCTCATCGATCCAGCCCATTCTGGCCCCGGCTTCCCAGAGCACGAAGAACACCAGCAGCAGGCTGCTCCGGACCATAAGCACCTGACTCTTGCGGCGCAGCTTCTTCTTCCTGTAATCCGCATGCTTCTGTTCCAGCCACTGCGCACGGGAGGCCGTCTCACGGGGCTGCGCTTCTGTATTCACATCTCTTCCCTCCCTGCCAGCTCCATTTCCTTCCATACCTCGTGAAAAAGCTCCGCGAAGCCCGGCAGGTCCCGCGCATACAGCGGCGGGGTGCGGCGGATCGCTTCCGGAATCTCAAAAATCCGGCGGATTCTGCCCGGATTCGGCTGGAGAAGAATGACCCGGCTGCTGACCGCAATCGCTTCAGACAGGTCATGCGTAACCAGAATCGCCGTGGTTCCCCGGCGCATCAGCGTCTCCGAGACCAGATCCTCCAGCTGCAGCTTAATCTGGTAGTCCAGCGCCGAGAATGGCTCATCAAGCAGCAGCAAGCTGGGGTCGGTAGCCAGCGTCCGCACGAGAGCAACACGCTGGCGCATCCCTCCCGAGAGCTGTGCCGGATAGGCTTGCTCCTTGCCTTCCAGCCCCATATCGGCCAGCAGCTGCAACGATTTGGCACGCGAGCTTCCGGTGAGCCTTCCGGTCAGCTCCAGCCCGAGCAACGCGTTATCCTCAATCGTTCTCCAGGGAAACAGATAGTCCTGCTGGAGCATATAGCCGACTTCCGGCGAAGGTCCCGCGGCCTTACGTCCGCTGAGCAGCACCTCACCGCGTGAAGCCTGCAGCAGCCCGGCGATGATCGACAGAATCGTTGTTTTGCCGCAGCCGCTCGGTCC is a window of Paenibacillus sp. FSL H3-0469 DNA encoding:
- a CDS encoding outer spore coat protein CotE: MSLSHKRQTREIITKAICGKGRKFSTATHTVTPPHHPTSILGAWIINHQYEAVAAGNGIEVIGTYDVNIWYSYDKNKQTEVAKETVSYVELIPLSYLDPRHRASTAQVSAEATQEPNCVEAGVSPGGGSVTLRVEREFDAELVAETKLRVFVSDQSDDLEDKDYDFEGENYDYDDLDPDALDDEL
- a CDS encoding HD-GYP domain-containing protein; its protein translation is MNNSNDQYIGKQLVANLFNHSGVFVLPALTLLTGEHIRLITQHKIVLEPQDVVQVDSAAFYQLAVDDCTAAMESIFEQLRYTKTKRLPMIELRNEVIPFIQQVSEKNDFFGILSALQTKDDYTYRHNVAVGIISTLLGKWLKLKPDELSMLTIAATLHDIGKIMIPAEILTKPGPLSEDEYALMKKHTTYGYEMIRDTVGTNHMQALVALQHHERMDGSGYPFGVLGHRITDFSKIVAVADIFHAMTSDRFYRTAAPLYEVLKQMDENVYGKLDPYICSVFINKLMQSMIGNEVLLTDGQIGKIIMILAHDPLRPLVNIGEDFIDLSRHRQLGIVRVLS
- a CDS encoding aromatic acid exporter family protein; translated protein: MGFRIIKTAAATLLSILLAAAAGIPNAQSAGLLAILGVETTRKRSLRTISARFFASLVGLFLGCILFWALGFHYWVLGLYVLFGFPLIVKSGFKEGIVTSSVIVFRVFGQADITVHILLQQVELLIIGLGSAGLVNFIYMPQTGGIIAGIRKEVDGYFSVIFRQMARTLRDPGYIWDGKELIGAGEAVQKGLSAASREMENHVIHPDEAWNVYFYMRKEQLESIQNMMQLLSQVYRQLPHGDMVAELFDQLSGDVLAEEYTGRTERLLEELQQEFQEMELPDSREEFEIRSAILQLCRELALYLKIAKRYKSPVELRPAKDKQPAKGKA
- a CDS encoding ABC transporter permease, whose protein sequence is MNTEAQPRETASRAQWLEQKHADYRKKKLRRKSQVLMVRSSLLLVFFVLWEAGARMGWIDELLFSYPTKVFGQIWEDMVSGSLWPHLGMTVGETAVGFILGTLIGTLLAVVIWWSPFLSAVLDPYMVVFNSMPKVALGPIFIVMFGAGFTAIVVTTLSITVIITTLVVYNSFCSVDPNLVKVVRSFGASKSQEFCKVILPASFPAVVSTLKVNVGMSWVGVIVGEFLVAKSGLGYLIIYGFQVFNFTLVMSSLLIIAAVATAMYQLVVYVEKLLLSRR
- a CDS encoding ABC transporter ATP-binding protein, whose product is MLPVVELKEVTHAYLGDREASLAIEDLNLSVGQGEFVSLVGPSGCGKTTILSIIAGLLQASRGEVLLSGRKAAGPSPEVGYMLQQDYLFPWRTIEDNALLGLELTGRLTGSSRAKSLQLLADMGLEGKEQAYPAQLSGGMRQRVALVRTLATDPSLLLLDEPFSALDYQIKLQLEDLVSETLMRRGTTAILVTHDLSEAIAVSSRVILLQPNPGRIRRIFEIPEAIRRTPPLYARDLPGFAELFHEVWKEMELAGREEM